Proteins found in one Streptomyces sp. NBC_00461 genomic segment:
- a CDS encoding serine/threonine-protein kinase: MSDEGRLVAGRYRLVELIGRGGMGTVWRAEDEELARQVALKRLHTPPHLSDGEITTLYERIRREARSAARVVHPNVVVVHDVVDDGGQPCIVMEYVPAPTLADVLKGGRTLPPQEAARIGLGVISAVRAAHAVGVLHRDIKPGNVMLGAEGRVVLTDFGIAQTAGTSTLTRTGEMIGSIDFMAPERIRGQKPGPASDLWSLGTMLYQAVEGRLPYRRDTAMETAYAIAVDPLEPMRQAGALESLIDALLSKDPEDRPTAEQTERALRATWSDGTPTTRTSAVADAGWPVAEDGHPSTRTSGTRPVPPLPPEESARRRRTGRKRRVLVPVVAVLVAAATAAAGLYAYAHRGGHDAAGDMPTRSASPVPDGYHLVRDGGLDVAFPVPDGWKQKKESSDDEVTYTDPTGLAGLTVGMVDPAGSRPVEHFKDIEANTKVNYATYRRLRMQETTFNGKPAAVWEFTFHGRARLFRAIDLGYGTAGGREYDIYLSAPDADWGTYRPVFDTVRDGFTEQQR, from the coding sequence GTGTCGGACGAAGGGCGGCTCGTCGCCGGGCGTTACCGGCTCGTCGAGCTCATCGGGCGCGGCGGTATGGGCACGGTCTGGCGCGCCGAGGACGAGGAACTCGCCCGGCAGGTCGCGCTCAAGAGGCTCCACACACCGCCGCACCTGTCCGACGGCGAGATCACCACGCTCTACGAGCGCATCCGCCGTGAGGCGCGCAGCGCCGCCCGCGTCGTGCACCCCAACGTGGTCGTCGTCCACGACGTCGTCGACGACGGCGGGCAGCCGTGCATCGTCATGGAGTACGTCCCCGCCCCCACTCTGGCCGACGTCCTCAAGGGCGGCCGGACGCTGCCGCCGCAGGAGGCCGCACGCATCGGCCTTGGTGTGATCTCCGCCGTACGGGCAGCGCACGCCGTCGGCGTCCTGCACCGCGACATCAAGCCCGGCAACGTCATGCTCGGCGCCGAGGGCCGCGTCGTCCTGACCGATTTCGGTATCGCCCAGACCGCCGGGACCTCCACGCTCACCCGGACCGGGGAGATGATCGGCTCCATCGACTTCATGGCCCCGGAACGGATCCGCGGCCAGAAACCCGGTCCTGCCTCGGACCTGTGGTCGCTGGGCACCATGCTGTACCAGGCCGTGGAGGGGCGCCTGCCGTACCGCCGCGACACCGCCATGGAGACCGCGTACGCCATCGCCGTCGACCCGCTGGAACCGATGCGGCAGGCCGGTGCCCTGGAATCACTCATCGACGCGCTGCTCTCGAAGGACCCCGAGGACCGGCCCACGGCCGAGCAGACGGAACGGGCGCTGCGAGCCACCTGGTCCGACGGCACGCCCACCACGCGGACGTCCGCCGTCGCCGACGCAGGGTGGCCCGTCGCGGAGGACGGACACCCGTCCACCCGCACCTCCGGGACGAGGCCGGTCCCACCCCTGCCGCCGGAAGAGAGCGCGCGCCGCCGCCGTACCGGCCGTAAGCGCCGTGTCCTCGTGCCGGTCGTCGCCGTCCTGGTGGCGGCCGCCACCGCCGCCGCCGGGCTCTATGCGTACGCGCACCGGGGCGGCCACGACGCGGCCGGCGACATGCCCACTCGGTCCGCCTCGCCCGTCCCCGACGGCTACCACCTGGTCCGCGACGGAGGACTCGACGTCGCCTTCCCCGTGCCGGACGGCTGGAAGCAGAAGAAGGAGTCGAGCGACGACGAGGTCACCTACACCGATCCGACCGGCCTCGCCGGCCTCACCGTCGGCATGGTGGACCCGGCGGGCTCGCGACCGGTGGAGCACTTCAAGGACATCGAAGCGAACACCAAGGTCAACTACGCCACGTACCGCAGGCTGCGCATGCAGGAGACCACCTTCAACGGGAAGCCGGCCGCGGTGTGGGAGTTCACCTTCCACGGCCGGGCCCGTCTCTTCCGCGCCATCGACCTCGGCTACGGCACCGCCGGCGGCCGCGAGTACGACATCTATCTGTCGGCCCCCGACGCCGACTGGGGCACCTACCGTCCGGTCTTCGACACCGTCAGGGACGGGTTCACCGAACAGCAGCGGTGA
- a CDS encoding VOC family protein, with product MATRWTVTIDCAEPAKLAGFWALALGYAERPAPVGFGSWEEWLAHHGVPEDEWDEGAYLCDPEGVGPNISFLRVPEPKTAKNRVHLDVQVGGGRETPWELRWPRVAEAVERLTAAGATVVRREDLDGRPDHMLMADPEGNEFCLV from the coding sequence ATGGCGACCAGGTGGACCGTGACCATCGACTGTGCGGAACCGGCGAAGCTGGCCGGGTTCTGGGCTCTGGCGCTGGGATACGCGGAGCGGCCCGCACCCGTCGGATTCGGCAGCTGGGAGGAGTGGCTCGCCCATCACGGGGTCCCGGAGGACGAATGGGACGAGGGCGCCTACCTCTGCGACCCGGAAGGAGTGGGACCCAATATCTCGTTCCTTCGGGTTCCGGAGCCGAAGACGGCGAAGAACCGGGTGCACCTCGACGTACAGGTCGGCGGTGGCCGCGAGACACCCTGGGAGCTGCGATGGCCGCGCGTGGCGGAGGCCGTGGAGCGGCTGACCGCCGCGGGCGCGACCGTGGTCCGTCGGGAAGACCTGGACGGCAGGCCCGACCACATGCTGATGGCGGATCCGGAGGGAAACGAGTTCTGCCTGGTCTGA